A section of the Desulfuromonas acetoxidans DSM 684 genome encodes:
- a CDS encoding efflux RND transporter periplasmic adaptor subunit, giving the protein MKNNAAKTLSYLIGIAVAVAAGFFAHSLMGPGQVLQAPMAGGQRPQPKVVAQVIGMTPLDTQDKYIAMVESIQDVVVKPEVSGYLNEVRFKEGDLVKQGELLFTIDKRRYQATVEVRQAELAQARAELERATKYLNRLRAASERSISQTDFDTAESAEQQARAAVQQAHATLNLAKLDLSFCEIHAPISGRIGAALVTKGNYVTPASGELAKIVQMDPIRVVFSMTDRSYVSLRQREVSGTADDYAAKVLLPNKTLYDGVGSKAFADNEMNAQTGTIALRFQFDNPDGLLIPGSYVNIFLEKTQRPMGLSVPQQALLVDAQGDYVLTADDNGLLSVARVTLGKTLGRDREVLSGLKEGDRVVIEGLLKVQPGVTAQVTLQEGAQ; this is encoded by the coding sequence ATGAAGAACAATGCCGCAAAGACATTGAGCTATTTGATTGGCATCGCAGTTGCTGTGGCAGCGGGATTTTTTGCCCATAGCCTGATGGGGCCGGGGCAGGTTCTGCAAGCACCGATGGCCGGCGGTCAAAGGCCGCAGCCCAAAGTGGTGGCGCAGGTGATTGGTATGACGCCTTTAGATACGCAGGATAAATATATCGCCATGGTGGAGTCGATTCAGGATGTGGTGGTAAAGCCTGAAGTTTCCGGTTATCTCAATGAGGTTCGTTTTAAGGAGGGGGATCTTGTTAAGCAGGGTGAGCTGCTGTTCACCATTGATAAGCGGCGTTACCAGGCCACTGTTGAGGTGCGCCAGGCGGAATTGGCCCAGGCGCGTGCTGAGCTGGAACGGGCAACAAAATATCTGAATCGGTTGCGCGCGGCCAGTGAACGAAGTATTTCACAAACGGATTTTGATACGGCGGAGAGCGCTGAACAACAGGCTCGCGCGGCTGTGCAGCAGGCGCACGCCACCCTGAATCTGGCAAAGCTTGATCTAAGCTTTTGTGAGATTCATGCGCCGATCAGTGGTCGCATTGGTGCGGCGTTGGTGACCAAAGGCAATTATGTCACCCCGGCATCGGGTGAGCTGGCCAAAATTGTTCAGATGGATCCCATCCGGGTGGTTTTTTCCATGACGGATCGTTCGTATGTCTCACTACGCCAGCGTGAAGTGTCTGGCACGGCTGATGATTATGCCGCCAAGGTGCTTTTGCCGAACAAGACGCTTTATGACGGGGTTGGCAGCAAGGCGTTTGCTGATAACGAAATGAACGCACAAACCGGCACCATTGCTTTGCGGTTTCAGTTTGACAATCCTGACGGACTTCTGATTCCCGGTAGTTATGTCAATATTTTCCTCGAAAAAACGCAGCGGCCCATGGGGTTGAGTGTGCCGCAACAGGCATTGCTGGTTGATGCGCAAGGGGATTATGTGCTGACGGCGGATGACAACGGCTTGTTGAGCGTGGCACGTGTCACCCTGGGGAAAACCCTCGGTCGCGACCGGGAGGTGCTTTCAGGCCTTAAGGAGGGGGATCGTGTTGTGATCGAAGGCTTGCTGAAGGTGCAGCCGGGTGTCACGGCCCAAGTGACTCTGCAAGAGGGGGCACAATGA
- a CDS encoding helix-turn-helix domain-containing protein: MSNEKSRRDIGLRLKEARNTLAMTQTAFSEPLGVRQSHISGIEKGEREPSDTLILLMEYHYGISRTWIKHGEGSMLLDKKHDDINLPQEQQRLLNAYSVAEDSIKYAALTMLENSAEKSQSAKKHK; the protein is encoded by the coding sequence ATGTCAAATGAAAAATCACGCCGTGATATTGGCTTACGTTTGAAAGAAGCCAGAAACACCTTGGCAATGACGCAGACAGCCTTTTCCGAGCCGCTAGGAGTCAGACAAAGCCATATCAGCGGCATTGAAAAAGGGGAAAGAGAGCCTTCCGACACCCTGATTCTTTTAATGGAATATCACTATGGAATAAGCCGCACATGGATCAAACATGGTGAAGGCTCGATGTTGCTGGATAAAAAGCACGATGACATAAACCTGCCCCAAGAGCAGCAACGGTTGCTGAATGCTTACAGTGTTGCCGAAGATTCCATCAAATATGCCGCATTGACCATGCTGGAAAATTCAGCGGAAAAATCACAATCAGCGAAAAAGCACAAATAA
- a CDS encoding DUF4019 domain-containing protein produces the protein MVKVGRPLRNFLKHRFQKQQWIAQLEQMHPLFGALLKREIKGRNYTKSLPGAPDGDYVVIQFTTEFENKKNSLETITPMLENDGKWRVSGYYVR, from the coding sequence ATGGTGAAAGTTGGGAGGCCACTTCGAAACTTTTTAAAGCACAGGTTTCAAAAACAGCAGTGGATCGCGCAACTTGAACAAATGCATCCTCTTTTCGGCGCGCTGCTCAAGCGAGAAATAAAAGGACGGAACTACACAAAATCATTGCCCGGTGCACCCGACGGTGACTACGTGGTGATCCAATTTACAACAGAGTTCGAAAATAAGAAAAACTCACTAGAAACAATCACTCCCATGCTTGAAAACGATGGTAAGTGGCGCGTTTCAGGCTATTACGTTCGGTAG
- a CDS encoding DUF4019 domain-containing protein — translation MISLCEAGAVLNVNNEKLPLSFDRVHFYQGHGSRLLCLVFFIQDILFSDGFLLHFSRWKSLDFDRLLLKQNVRGLTKTGKIDKKGALLKVFSVIAAVVIMLVAPHVLFANQSQEAAAISSAKSFLQLVDSGHYGESWEATSKLFKAQVSKTAVDRAT, via the coding sequence ATGATTTCTCTCTGTGAGGCAGGGGCCGTTCTCAATGTGAACAACGAAAAATTGCCCCTGAGCTTTGATCGTGTGCATTTCTATCAGGGACACGGCTCAAGGTTACTTTGTTTGGTTTTTTTTATCCAAGATATTTTGTTCTCCGATGGGTTTTTGCTACACTTCAGCAGATGGAAATCTTTGGACTTTGATCGTCTCTTGCTGAAGCAGAATGTCCGAGGCTTAACCAAAACAGGCAAAATTGATAAGAAGGGGGCTCTTTTGAAAGTTTTTTCCGTTATTGCAGCAGTCGTAATTATGCTCGTGGCACCACACGTGTTATTCGCGAATCAGTCGCAAGAAGCTGCGGCCATTTCTTCGGCAAAAAGCTTTCTGCAACTTGTTGATTCCGGGCACTATGGTGAAAGTTGGGAGGCCACTTCGAAACTTTTTAAAGCACAGGTTTCAAAAACAGCAGTGGATCGCGCAACTTGA
- the modA gene encoding molybdate ABC transporter substrate-binding protein: MKNNLTNYAIVFGTIIALLLCACSKEDEKTPLMVYAAAGTAPAMKEIGAAFTAQTGIPVVFNFANAGFLARQICHEDKAHVFFSANEKWMDYVEQAGRIVPSSRQILLQDVMVVVVPKGKNLAVDLTKPRREQTFDGWFVIGDQTTPLGIYAKQALTQLDWWETLKAHRVEATTVTAVLNYVVLDEVDAGIVFRSVASCSADKVEIVAKMPEELHKPIRFPVAACKNSHPATQQFLRFLKSDVAGETFKNYGWTLHQ, encoded by the coding sequence ATGAAAAACAACCTGACAAACTACGCCATTGTCTTCGGTACAATAATCGCTCTTCTCCTCTGTGCCTGTTCCAAGGAGGACGAGAAAACACCGCTTATGGTCTATGCCGCCGCAGGAACGGCTCCGGCCATGAAAGAGATCGGAGCCGCGTTTACAGCGCAAACCGGTATCCCCGTTGTGTTTAATTTTGCCAATGCCGGATTCCTTGCTCGCCAGATCTGTCATGAAGACAAAGCCCATGTGTTCTTTTCCGCCAATGAAAAGTGGATGGACTATGTTGAACAGGCGGGTCGAATCGTGCCGTCGTCCCGACAGATTCTACTTCAGGATGTGATGGTGGTCGTTGTTCCCAAAGGGAAAAATCTTGCCGTTGACTTAACCAAACCGCGCCGAGAACAGACCTTTGACGGATGGTTTGTCATCGGCGACCAGACGACGCCATTAGGAATCTATGCCAAACAAGCTCTGACACAACTCGATTGGTGGGAAACCTTGAAGGCGCATCGTGTTGAAGCAACCACCGTCACCGCTGTTCTCAATTACGTGGTTTTGGATGAAGTTGATGCGGGAATCGTGTTTCGTTCCGTGGCATCCTGCTCGGCGGACAAGGTGGAGATTGTCGCAAAAATGCCCGAAGAGCTGCATAAACCGATACGCTTTCCTGTTGCGGCATGTAAGAACAGCCACCCAGCCACACAGCAATTTTTACGTTTTTTAAAAAGTGATGTGGCTGGCGAGACCTTCAAAAACTATGGATGGACTCTTCATCAATAA
- a CDS encoding lipocalin family protein — translation MKVLIPALLSLLFSGCTGVPAKVTPVDNFELNRYLGKWYEIARLGHSFERGLERVTAEYRLRDGGGVAVVNRGYSSKNNQWKEAKGKAYFVEGETTGYLKVSFFGPFYGSYIVFDIDRAGYQYSFVCGPDYSYLWLLSRTPEVSQQLIEEFKIKAEGLGFDTSELIFVEHTGGSS, via the coding sequence ATCAAGGTTCTGATACCTGCACTCCTTTCATTGCTCTTTTCAGGTTGTACTGGAGTGCCGGCGAAAGTCACTCCGGTAGATAACTTTGAGTTAAATCGCTATTTGGGGAAATGGTATGAAATAGCAAGATTAGGTCATTCTTTTGAGCGTGGTCTGGAAAGAGTAACGGCCGAATACCGTCTGCGTGACGGTGGTGGAGTGGCGGTCGTAAATCGAGGATATTCGTCGAAAAACAATCAATGGAAAGAGGCAAAGGGCAAGGCTTACTTTGTCGAAGGCGAAACTACAGGATATCTTAAAGTATCCTTCTTTGGACCATTTTATGGTTCCTATATTGTTTTTGATATTGATCGTGCGGGCTATCAATATTCATTTGTTTGTGGTCCTGATTATTCTTATTTGTGGTTACTCTCTCGAACGCCGGAAGTGTCACAGCAATTAATTGAAGAGTTTAAAATTAAAGCCGAAGGCCTTGGATTCGACACAAGCGAACTGATTTTTGTTGAGCACACAGGTGGCTCAAGTTAA
- a CDS encoding autotransporter domain-containing protein, with product MTRYFLLAVLCVAILFAQPLQASDIVEVGVFQIEFLGPGDSAIGGKFIQFDDPDMFTGTTAWSAEQKDAVIRSLEVLNSTITNQPGRTIRIAMAWRDDLPEDNLGGAYTTALTDLDAGQGVSTAGAAWRDGDTTDYFPQAADVLIRYNVNESYYFDDGLPGNQSDFSSVVIHEIFHGLGITSGYSEELGFLALSRWDSLIEDVDGNRPQAGTFGTPEALTVIGPEGTLLWLGEYANSTYGGQMPITTLEDQFKSGSSLIHTGPDGELMSWFGHEGKVTRAPNKLLLDVLRDLGWGINMDFYNAFGATYYRDDATIEENDDFLTDYDYTYAFYVNGDGNRIVQKGALESRGDFSDTVRLVGENNVLDLTGSLTATGDHSTALYLDGCDNRISVRGEILVQGESAVGIYVPNQTNDIVLSEATITADTAVYFRMFNRLFLGSGCQIDGDLIAEGYPAVVRFGYVIDEEGSTVGLDSDFHFRFDDDIVGNWLGYLGSGELSLNGHADFEALTICEQGTLKGTGTIYGPVINQGAVAPGNSIGTLTIDGDYTQESGAVLEIEAGDGSSDLLRVTGTADLQGGTLALLPSGYLTSGHYTILEAGTLQGTFDGLWNPAVFSAVLNESLANSLALDIERNTYASLAATAEQVGLAQALDGQRPTASGDEAVILNTLDSLSLSDLHTAMDDLTPRIHTSVTAATLDAIHQRNTQLLQRLGTDQPQSKQQRVWVRMVGDNARYDDVAQSPAFRAKTTGIMMGVEQQVTPALLVGMAGAYTNSDLHELDGASTADRLSWDGYLYSHWDNPNSQGGWFAQTAVGIGTDSIDTKRAIAFLGREAESEHDASHGAIHVNSGYRVTMASWNIVPTVGLEYLWMQEDGFTEQRAQSASLRISDKDSELLRSVTGFKIEHSYRHEEVTLLTQLGAVWHHAFNADGEQSEAAFIDSGESFRIDGRDGADDGVELSLFVNAAFTNGITTRLGYQRTVQESGGYRTGQFSLGLEWLF from the coding sequence ATGACGCGATATTTTCTCCTTGCTGTTCTCTGTGTTGCAATCCTCTTTGCTCAGCCGTTACAGGCCAGTGACATTGTCGAGGTCGGCGTATTCCAGATTGAATTTCTCGGCCCCGGTGACTCGGCGATTGGTGGTAAATTTATCCAGTTTGACGATCCGGACATGTTCACTGGGACAACCGCCTGGAGCGCGGAACAGAAAGACGCTGTTATTCGCAGTCTGGAGGTTCTGAATAGCACCATCACCAATCAACCGGGTCGTACCATCCGCATTGCCATGGCCTGGCGCGATGATCTTCCTGAAGACAACCTCGGTGGTGCTTACACAACAGCACTGACTGATCTTGATGCCGGACAAGGGGTGAGCACGGCCGGAGCCGCTTGGCGTGATGGTGACACAACCGATTATTTCCCGCAAGCAGCGGATGTTCTGATTCGATACAATGTAAATGAGTCGTATTATTTTGACGATGGTTTGCCTGGCAATCAAAGCGATTTTTCCAGCGTTGTCATCCATGAAATTTTTCATGGTTTGGGAATCACTTCCGGCTATTCGGAAGAACTTGGCTTTCTAGCGCTGAGCCGCTGGGACTCACTGATTGAGGATGTTGACGGCAATCGTCCGCAAGCTGGAACCTTTGGCACACCGGAAGCGTTGACCGTCATTGGCCCGGAAGGAACACTGCTTTGGTTGGGTGAGTATGCCAATTCCACCTATGGTGGGCAGATGCCAATTACAACACTTGAAGATCAATTCAAATCTGGCAGTAGCCTGATTCATACTGGCCCCGATGGGGAACTGATGTCTTGGTTTGGACATGAAGGTAAGGTGACTCGCGCCCCGAATAAGCTATTACTCGATGTGTTGCGTGATCTGGGCTGGGGAATCAATATGGATTTCTACAACGCCTTTGGCGCGACCTATTACCGTGATGATGCCACTATTGAAGAAAATGACGATTTTCTGACCGATTACGATTATACCTACGCCTTTTATGTCAATGGTGATGGAAATCGCATCGTCCAAAAAGGCGCTTTAGAGTCGCGCGGTGATTTCTCCGATACAGTGCGTTTGGTCGGCGAGAATAATGTTCTTGATCTGACCGGAAGCCTGACAGCGACAGGCGATCACTCCACCGCTTTGTACCTTGATGGTTGTGATAACCGGATTTCTGTTCGTGGAGAGATTCTTGTGCAAGGAGAGAGTGCTGTTGGGATCTATGTGCCGAACCAAACAAACGACATTGTTTTGTCTGAAGCCACAATCACTGCTGATACAGCTGTGTATTTTAGGATGTTCAATAGACTCTTTCTCGGGAGTGGCTGCCAGATCGATGGTGATCTGATCGCCGAGGGCTATCCTGCGGTGGTTCGGTTTGGTTATGTGATTGATGAAGAAGGCTCTACCGTCGGGCTGGACTCGGATTTCCACTTTCGTTTTGATGATGACATCGTCGGCAATTGGCTGGGCTATCTGGGGTCTGGAGAACTGAGCTTGAATGGTCATGCCGATTTTGAAGCCCTGACCATTTGCGAGCAGGGCACCCTCAAAGGCACCGGCACCATCTATGGCCCGGTCATCAACCAAGGTGCTGTTGCGCCCGGCAACTCCATCGGAACTCTGACCATCGATGGTGATTATACCCAGGAATCCGGCGCCGTACTTGAAATCGAAGCCGGCGACGGCTCTTCTGACCTGCTGCGTGTTACCGGCACCGCCGATCTGCAGGGCGGCACACTGGCGCTGCTTCCTTCCGGTTACTTGACCAGCGGACACTACACCATCCTTGAGGCCGGAACGCTGCAAGGCACCTTTGATGGGCTGTGGAATCCGGCCGTGTTTAGCGCTGTCCTTAACGAGAGTCTGGCTAACAGCCTTGCTCTCGACATCGAGCGCAACACTTACGCGTCACTGGCTGCAACTGCCGAACAGGTCGGTCTTGCCCAAGCGCTGGATGGTCAGCGTCCGACCGCTAGCGGTGATGAAGCCGTCATCCTTAACACCCTCGATAGTCTTTCCTTGTCCGATCTGCACACAGCCATGGATGACCTGACGCCGCGCATCCACACGTCTGTAACCGCTGCCACACTTGATGCCATCCATCAACGAAACACACAGCTGTTACAGCGCCTTGGAACCGATCAGCCCCAATCCAAGCAGCAGCGTGTGTGGGTGCGGATGGTCGGCGACAATGCTCGCTATGACGACGTTGCCCAAAGCCCGGCCTTTCGCGCCAAAACCACCGGCATCATGATGGGCGTTGAACAGCAGGTTACGCCTGCGCTGCTGGTCGGTATGGCCGGAGCCTACACCAACAGTGATCTGCATGAGCTGGATGGTGCTTCGACGGCAGACCGCCTGTCATGGGACGGCTATCTCTACAGTCACTGGGACAATCCGAACAGTCAAGGTGGCTGGTTTGCTCAAACAGCTGTTGGCATCGGCACCGACAGTATTGACACCAAACGTGCCATTGCCTTTCTCGGTCGTGAGGCCGAAAGTGAACACGATGCCAGCCACGGTGCAATTCACGTCAATAGCGGCTATCGCGTCACCATGGCGTCCTGGAATATTGTGCCCACTGTCGGACTTGAATATCTGTGGATGCAGGAGGATGGTTTCACGGAGCAAAGAGCACAAAGTGCATCCTTGCGGATATCGGACAAAGACTCAGAGCTTCTGCGCAGCGTGACCGGTTTTAAGATTGAACATAGCTATCGCCATGAAGAGGTGACCTTGCTGACGCAATTGGGTGCGGTGTGGCACCATGCTTTTAATGCAGATGGCGAGCAGTCGGAAGCGGCTTTTATCGACAGTGGAGAGAGCTTCCGCATTGATGGTCGTGATGGTGCCGATGATGGTGTGGAGCTGAGCCTGTTTGTCAATGCTGCGTTCACCAATGGCATCACGACCCGGCTGGGTTATCAGCGAACGGTTCAGGAAAGTGGCGGATACCGCACAGGTCAGTTCAGCTTGGGATTGGAGTGGTTGTTTTGA
- a CDS encoding CCA tRNA nucleotidyltransferase, which yields MSFRTPSIPHLATLQHLSQHHALPIYVVGGALRDALLGHACQDIDLITPGDPTPIAQAFSKQQSGHWFWLDQQRLYSRVIVNEGNTALQYDFAPFRADTLDEDLRLRDFTINAIACSVDDLTQWVDPLSGQSDLENRLLRECSEQSFSDDPLRMLKGLRHCAQFGLSIDQTTWQHCQNEAPQLVHVAGERIRQELAVLLAQPSPQHALHLFHQSGLAQAVGFPELDNDRNFPSVDRARLRRFFPQAEKAFFHDLCDEFNFDSFVKLCHYFSLLTEDTSKLDELLSRVKMSRKGARLATFVHRFCRADTTMIHHQVTPDRVRLLWLEDLRAPLPEALLLLGVMERREVMLTCWQRLYALCDELLVNGRVRPLVSGARLQELCPDCSGQALGKLLKKLRQAELKGTIATLQQAENYLIQWCESH from the coding sequence ATGTCGTTTAGAACTCCATCCATTCCTCATCTGGCTACACTGCAACATCTGAGTCAACACCACGCCCTGCCGATCTATGTGGTCGGTGGGGCGTTGCGTGATGCTCTGCTCGGTCATGCCTGTCAAGATATCGATCTGATCACGCCCGGTGATCCTACGCCCATTGCTCAAGCTTTTTCCAAGCAGCAGTCTGGCCATTGGTTCTGGCTTGACCAACAGCGTCTTTACAGCCGCGTTATCGTCAATGAGGGCAATACCGCCCTGCAATATGATTTTGCACCATTTCGTGCCGACACCCTTGATGAAGATTTGCGCCTGCGCGACTTCACCATCAATGCGATAGCCTGCTCTGTGGATGACCTGACACAGTGGGTTGATCCGTTGTCAGGTCAGTCTGATCTTGAAAATCGTCTGCTGCGGGAGTGCAGTGAACAAAGTTTTTCAGATGACCCTTTACGTATGCTTAAAGGGTTGCGTCATTGTGCACAATTTGGTTTGTCTATTGATCAAACCACCTGGCAGCATTGTCAAAATGAAGCACCGCAACTGGTTCACGTTGCCGGGGAGCGAATTCGTCAGGAGCTGGCTGTTCTGTTGGCTCAGCCATCCCCACAGCACGCGCTGCATCTGTTTCATCAAAGTGGTCTTGCGCAAGCAGTTGGCTTTCCGGAACTAGATAATGATCGGAATTTTCCATCTGTTGATCGGGCACGCCTGAGACGCTTCTTCCCGCAGGCTGAAAAAGCGTTTTTCCACGATTTATGCGATGAATTCAACTTTGATTCATTTGTTAAACTATGCCATTACTTTAGTCTGTTAACAGAAGATACCTCTAAGCTGGATGAACTTTTGTCGCGGGTGAAAATGAGCCGAAAAGGTGCCCGTCTTGCGACATTTGTTCATCGGTTTTGCCGAGCTGATACCACGATGATTCATCATCAAGTTACTCCAGATCGAGTGCGTCTGTTGTGGTTGGAAGATCTGCGGGCACCACTACCGGAAGCCTTGCTTTTGCTCGGTGTCATGGAAAGAAGGGAAGTAATGCTCACCTGCTGGCAACGTCTCTATGCTCTTTGCGACGAGTTACTTGTTAACGGTCGGGTTCGTCCGTTGGTCAGTGGTGCGCGTTTGCAGGAACTCTGTCCAGACTGTTCTGGTCAAGCCCTGGGCAAGCTATTGAAAAAGTTGCGTCAGGCTGAATTGAAAGGGACCATCGCCACGCTGCAACAGGCTGAAAATTATCTGATTCAGTGGTGTGAAAGCCATTGA
- a CDS encoding peptidylprolyl isomerase, whose product MQEQNITVNGTPISQFDFVNAMQSYSMELYRKTADQLSEEEIEQVQGLAVEQIIARELIFQTALAQGAIATDEQIKAEMDKVMANFPSEEEFFATLEKAGIDQDSYYRMLRQDLSVKMMTEKKLADAPSPAAEEVKAFYDENPDKMKKPGQVRASHILIKVTEDNREEAQKKIEELKNEVTGDAAQFGDLARQHSACPSKDKGGDLGFFGPGSMVKEFDQAAFSLEPGQISDIVETQFGYHLILVTERKDPESLTLEEVAPQIESFIKDQKGAILLQAWVEEMKEKADIEIA is encoded by the coding sequence GTGCAGGAACAAAACATTACCGTAAACGGTACCCCCATCAGCCAGTTTGATTTTGTTAACGCCATGCAGAGTTATTCCATGGAGTTGTACCGTAAGACGGCTGATCAACTCAGCGAAGAGGAGATCGAGCAAGTTCAAGGCCTGGCGGTTGAGCAGATCATTGCCCGTGAGCTTATTTTTCAGACCGCTCTGGCGCAAGGAGCCATTGCCACCGACGAGCAGATCAAGGCTGAAATGGACAAAGTAATGGCCAACTTTCCCAGCGAAGAGGAATTTTTCGCCACGCTGGAAAAAGCCGGCATTGATCAGGACAGTTACTACCGCATGCTGCGTCAGGATCTTTCCGTCAAGATGATGACTGAAAAGAAACTCGCTGATGCCCCGTCTCCGGCAGCCGAAGAAGTGAAGGCTTTTTACGATGAAAATCCGGATAAAATGAAGAAACCGGGTCAGGTTCGCGCCAGTCATATCCTCATCAAAGTCACTGAAGACAACCGTGAAGAAGCGCAAAAGAAGATCGAAGAACTTAAAAATGAGGTGACCGGAGATGCCGCCCAATTCGGCGATCTGGCCCGCCAGCACTCCGCCTGCCCGAGCAAGGACAAAGGCGGTGATCTCGGTTTCTTTGGTCCCGGTTCCATGGTCAAAGAATTTGATCAGGCGGCGTTTTCACTTGAACCCGGCCAGATCAGTGATATTGTCGAAACACAGTTCGGCTATCACCTCATTCTCGTTACCGAGCGTAAAGATCCCGAGTCCTTGACCCTTGAAGAAGTTGCTCCGCAGATTGAATCTTTCATCAAGGATCAAAAAGGTGCCATCCTGCTGCAAGCCTGGGTGGAAGAGATGAAAGAAAAAGCAGACATTGAGATTGCCTGA
- the rsmA gene encoding 16S rRNA (adenine(1518)-N(6)/adenine(1519)-N(6))-dimethyltransferase RsmA — MASHRPRKRFGQNFLKDKNVIAATIAAAELTGDDHVLEIGPGQGALTDQMIGRVASLDIIEIDRDLATFFQARPEQHLTVHVGDALRLDWSAILLDPPYKLVANLPYNISSQILFKMIEHRHLIERMVLMFQKEVGDRLRAEPSSKDYGALTVLCQLWFDVSRVALVPPTAFFPQPKVMSEVLCFKQREQPRAQVDDPAFFTRVVKASFAQRRKTLRNCLVAAGFTAEQLEKVTAETGLDFGRRGETFTIEEFAQLAHGLQNI, encoded by the coding sequence ATGGCTAGCCACCGCCCCCGTAAGCGTTTTGGACAAAATTTTCTCAAAGATAAAAACGTCATTGCCGCGACAATAGCCGCTGCAGAACTGACCGGCGATGATCACGTGCTCGAAATCGGACCAGGGCAGGGCGCTCTGACCGATCAGATGATCGGTCGGGTTGCCAGTCTTGACATCATTGAAATTGACCGCGATCTGGCCACATTCTTTCAGGCTCGCCCCGAACAGCACTTGACCGTGCATGTCGGCGATGCGTTGCGTCTTGACTGGTCAGCGATTCTTCTTGATCCGCCCTATAAACTGGTGGCGAATCTTCCCTACAATATCTCCAGTCAGATTCTGTTTAAAATGATCGAACATCGCCACCTGATAGAGCGCATGGTTCTGATGTTTCAAAAAGAGGTTGGTGATCGATTACGCGCCGAGCCGAGCAGTAAAGACTACGGCGCCTTGACAGTGTTGTGCCAGCTGTGGTTCGATGTCAGCCGTGTTGCGCTGGTGCCACCGACCGCTTTTTTTCCGCAACCCAAGGTGATGTCGGAGGTTTTGTGCTTTAAGCAGCGTGAACAACCCAGGGCTCAGGTGGATGATCCGGCCTTTTTCACCCGGGTGGTCAAAGCCTCGTTTGCCCAGCGGCGCAAGACATTGCGCAACTGTCTTGTTGCTGCAGGATTCACTGCGGAGCAACTTGAGAAGGTCACTGCTGAAACCGGTTTGGATTTCGGTCGACGTGGTGAAACGTTCACGATTGAAGAGTTTGCCCAGTTGGCCCATGGGCTGCAAAATATTTGA
- a CDS encoding DUF2062 domain-containing protein has translation MWRRWGFIRQAKLLLLRFLRLRGQPDEIAKGFALGIFIGMTPTLGFQMILAVFFAMLLRENKLAAVIGVWISNPVTAPFIYAAEYETGRFILGMPHLKLPAMMTVETIQHFGYELMIPMCLGSLIYGILLGAVSYAMVLRMVPTLKTCRIPRWPRPFQRKHQRKHGDLDG, from the coding sequence ATGTGGCGGCGTTGGGGGTTTATTCGACAAGCAAAATTGCTGCTGCTGCGGTTTCTTCGCCTGCGCGGCCAACCTGACGAAATCGCTAAGGGCTTTGCCCTCGGTATCTTTATCGGCATGACGCCGACCCTGGGTTTTCAGATGATTCTGGCGGTCTTTTTCGCCATGTTACTGCGTGAAAACAAACTGGCTGCCGTCATTGGTGTGTGGATCAGCAACCCGGTGACCGCGCCGTTTATTTATGCCGCAGAGTATGAGACGGGCCGCTTTATCCTCGGTATGCCCCATTTAAAGCTTCCTGCCATGATGACCGTAGAAACCATCCAACATTTCGGCTACGAACTGATGATTCCCATGTGCCTTGGCAGTCTCATCTACGGCATATTGCTTGGGGCTGTCAGTTATGCCATGGTGTTGCGCATGGTTCCCACATTGAAGACCTGTCGTATTCCGCGCTGGCCGCGTCCTTTTCAACGAAAGCATCAACGAAAGCATGGTGACCTGGATGGCTAG